A genome region from Sphingobium sp. WTD-1 includes the following:
- a CDS encoding helix-turn-helix transcriptional regulator — protein sequence MHGFRWEFVPGFESGNRHKSLAQLGLHILRMHLRKSHMNLPKVRYEKSDNPNNRKRQALTTENPVGLRVVSLLGERDLVWLSRETGIPVSTLSDSVLKGISKADNAVKIAEAFKVSVDHLLTGRPVEKFAAAPVAAIDDAEWEDVPLFDLRNVTDTGKGEPQSWTPFRKDWLNRSLGTSFDLYLVRLLSDYRSRLGDRDLAEGDLVFVREITPGELADGHVVIWRREGGLKVARYALAPRDREDGDVIYPGEVSDDQFVPICRIYGKYLQRI from the coding sequence ATGCACGGATTTCGCTGGGAGTTCGTACCGGGCTTCGAAAGCGGAAACCGTCACAAATCTCTTGCGCAGCTCGGCCTTCACATCCTCCGGATGCATCTTAGAAAGTCTCATATGAACCTTCCGAAAGTTCGTTACGAGAAATCGGATAATCCGAATAACCGGAAGCGTCAAGCGCTCACCACCGAAAATCCGGTGGGTTTGCGAGTCGTGTCGCTTTTAGGAGAGCGGGATCTCGTTTGGCTGAGCCGGGAAACCGGAATTCCGGTTAGCACGCTAAGTGACAGCGTTCTGAAGGGCATTTCCAAGGCTGATAACGCGGTAAAAATAGCCGAGGCCTTCAAGGTCTCCGTGGACCATCTTCTCACGGGCCGGCCGGTCGAAAAGTTCGCGGCTGCCCCCGTGGCCGCTATTGACGATGCGGAATGGGAGGACGTGCCTCTCTTTGATCTGCGGAACGTCACCGACACCGGCAAAGGCGAACCTCAATCCTGGACGCCGTTCCGAAAGGACTGGCTTAATCGGTCGTTGGGAACGTCGTTCGATCTATATTTGGTTCGGCTTCTCTCAGACTACCGCAGCCGCCTTGGCGATCGCGACCTTGCCGAAGGCGACCTTGTGTTTGTGAGGGAGATCACTCCTGGCGAACTCGCGGACGGCCATGTTGTGATTTGGCGGCGAGAGGGGGGACTGAAGGTTGCCCGCTACGCTCTTGCTCCGCGCGACCGCGAGGATGGAGATGTTATCTATCCTGGCGAGGTCAGTGACGACCAGTTCGTCCCGATCTGCCGCATTTACGGCAAATATCTGCAAAGGATTTGA
- a CDS encoding TonB-dependent receptor, whose product MNVSRYHNIRAALFAASAFGALGLAQAAAAQDAAAPAETAAAPQDSETADIVVTGIRASLESATNAKKNAVAFGDSIFAEDIGKLPATNLAETLNRMPGVRLNRDINGEGTQVAIRGLGPSFTRVLLNGSQLQVASDGGTNGGSANREVDLDFFPSELFTRLDLAKSPSPSTLEGGIAGTVNLRNARPFDKEGTHVTVVAQGQYTDNNDKFSPRGAIVASHTTDTFGILVGVAGVKTKTRVDGFESVGWTDGNLGAGDAGGNNFSWASVVPNNTGHGLVAGQPVDVVATSGLTRDQLSTALIPRLGRKSLTEGDRSRISALASLEWRPSDELHFALDGIWAKSKRDYSKVNMNWQVRNSGPGTSAQSTGGMVPIDLTVDDNGVVTSGTFANSSYFLEASLFKQTTKFWNVNPSVSWQPTEDLKVDLSANWSKSRFFREQPTWAFQTTPQSGVETYYDNTGGDYPSITSNLDLNDPNNGSWQWYRQNIQLVRRKTETKGAHLDVSYGDDMFNVKVGGAYDQATRSIRAYDNSTAYQLSVCGTGCTGATGTVPTSAIAQYLRSSSTAGFIVPDFDALKQATNYASYRDSAPEARGAVTGGATGDMDEKVWGAYFELNGVTTIAGRDLHINTGMRYAHTDQLVVGPSQVGTAIVDITSSSTYENFLPSINLTYDVMDNVKLRASASRTMTRPDAGAILPGITFSDPSALTATAGNPNLKPYTSDNYDLGGEIYTGGIGYVGVSLFMKNIQGFTVTTSEQVAFGSLNIPFDSLISTQQNALNDRSLQTGIPVAQLPITVNRPVNLRDLKIKGIEATWVQPLDFLVKGLGFSANGTYLKQSSSSGLVATGVSPWSYNLQGFYENGGLSVSVNYVWNDEAIAVNGPQNGINGADLKSDARGQLDMSAGYQLPFFNKALRLTLDVLNITDEPIRTTFEYSNAAYSVYYPGRTVLAGIRANF is encoded by the coding sequence ATGAACGTTTCACGCTACCATAATATCCGTGCGGCCCTGTTCGCCGCATCCGCCTTCGGGGCGCTGGGCCTGGCCCAGGCTGCCGCCGCGCAGGATGCCGCCGCACCGGCCGAAACCGCCGCCGCGCCGCAGGACAGCGAAACCGCCGACATCGTCGTCACCGGTATCCGCGCCTCACTGGAAAGCGCCACCAACGCCAAGAAGAATGCGGTCGCATTCGGCGACTCGATTTTTGCTGAGGATATCGGCAAGCTGCCTGCCACGAACCTCGCTGAAACGCTGAACCGCATGCCCGGCGTTCGCCTCAACCGCGATATCAACGGCGAAGGCACCCAGGTCGCGATCCGCGGCCTTGGCCCCAGCTTCACCCGCGTGCTGCTCAACGGTTCGCAGCTTCAGGTCGCGTCGGACGGCGGCACCAACGGCGGCAGCGCCAACCGCGAAGTCGATCTCGACTTCTTCCCGTCGGAACTCTTCACCCGCCTCGACCTCGCCAAGAGCCCGTCGCCCTCGACGCTCGAAGGTGGCATCGCCGGCACCGTCAACCTGCGCAATGCCCGTCCCTTCGACAAGGAAGGCACCCATGTCACCGTCGTGGCGCAGGGCCAATATACCGACAATAACGACAAGTTCAGCCCGCGCGGCGCAATCGTCGCCAGCCACACCACCGACACCTTCGGCATCCTCGTCGGCGTTGCCGGCGTGAAGACCAAGACCCGCGTCGATGGCTTTGAATCGGTCGGCTGGACCGACGGCAATCTCGGCGCCGGCGACGCCGGCGGCAATAATTTCTCCTGGGCTTCGGTCGTGCCCAACAATACCGGCCATGGCCTGGTCGCGGGCCAGCCGGTCGATGTCGTCGCCACTTCGGGCCTGACCCGCGACCAGCTCAGCACTGCGCTGATCCCGCGTCTCGGCCGCAAGAGCCTGACCGAAGGCGATCGCTCGCGCATTTCGGCGCTGGCCTCGCTCGAATGGCGCCCGTCGGACGAGCTGCATTTCGCCCTGGACGGCATCTGGGCCAAGTCCAAGCGCGACTACAGCAAGGTCAACATGAACTGGCAGGTCCGCAACTCGGGGCCGGGCACCAGCGCCCAGTCGACCGGTGGCATGGTGCCGATCGACCTGACCGTCGATGACAATGGCGTCGTCACCAGCGGCACCTTCGCCAACTCCTCCTATTTCCTCGAAGCCAGCCTGTTCAAGCAGACGACCAAATTCTGGAACGTCAACCCGAGCGTCAGCTGGCAGCCGACCGAGGATCTGAAGGTCGACCTCAGCGCCAACTGGTCGAAGAGCCGCTTCTTCCGCGAACAGCCGACCTGGGCGTTCCAGACCACGCCGCAGTCGGGTGTCGAAACCTATTATGACAATACCGGTGGCGACTATCCGTCGATCACCAGCAATCTCGACCTCAACGATCCCAACAACGGCAGCTGGCAATGGTATCGCCAGAATATCCAGCTGGTCCGTCGCAAGACCGAGACCAAGGGCGCGCATCTCGATGTGTCCTATGGCGATGACATGTTCAACGTGAAGGTCGGCGGCGCCTATGATCAGGCGACCCGTTCGATCCGCGCCTATGACAACAGCACCGCCTATCAGCTGTCGGTCTGCGGCACTGGCTGCACCGGCGCCACCGGCACCGTGCCGACCAGCGCCATCGCTCAGTATCTGCGCAGCTCCTCGACCGCCGGCTTCATCGTGCCGGACTTCGATGCGCTCAAGCAGGCCACCAACTATGCCAGCTATCGCGACAGCGCGCCCGAAGCACGCGGGGCCGTCACCGGCGGCGCGACCGGCGACATGGATGAAAAGGTCTGGGGTGCCTATTTCGAACTGAACGGCGTTACCACGATTGCCGGCCGCGACCTGCACATCAACACCGGTATGCGCTACGCCCACACCGACCAGCTGGTCGTCGGGCCGAGCCAGGTCGGCACGGCGATCGTCGACATCACCTCGTCCTCGACCTACGAGAATTTCCTGCCGTCGATCAACCTGACCTATGATGTCATGGATAATGTGAAGCTGCGTGCATCGGCCTCGCGGACGATGACCCGCCCGGATGCCGGCGCGATCCTGCCGGGCATCACCTTCTCCGATCCTTCGGCGCTGACCGCCACGGCGGGCAACCCGAACCTCAAGCCCTACACCTCGGACAATTATGACCTCGGCGGCGAAATCTACACCGGCGGCATCGGTTATGTCGGCGTGTCGCTGTTCATGAAGAATATCCAGGGCTTCACCGTCACCACCTCCGAACAGGTTGCCTTCGGGTCGCTCAACATTCCGTTCGACAGCCTGATCTCGACGCAGCAGAACGCCCTCAACGACCGGTCGCTCCAGACCGGTATCCCGGTCGCTCAGCTGCCGATCACCGTGAACCGCCCGGTCAACCTGCGCGATCTCAAGATCAAGGGTATCGAAGCGACCTGGGTGCAGCCGCTCGACTTCCTGGTGAAGGGCCTCGGCTTCTCGGCCAATGGCACCTATCTCAAGCAGTCCTCCTCGTCGGGCCTGGTCGCGACCGGCGTGTCGCCCTGGAGCTACAACCTGCAGGGCTTCTATGAAAATGGCGGTCTGTCGGTCAGCGTGAACTATGTCTGGAATGACGAGGCGATCGCCGTGAACGGCCCGCAAAACGGCATCAACGGCGCCGACCTCAAGTCCGACGCCCGTGGCCAGCTCGACATGTCGGCCGGCTATCAGCTGCCCTTCTTCAACAAGGCGCTGCGCCTGACGCTCGATGTGCTGAACATCACGGACGAGCCGATCCGCACCACCTTCGAATATTCGAACGCGGCCTATTCGGTCTATTATCCCGGCCGCACCGTGCTCGCCGGTATCCGGGCCAACTTCTGA
- the galB gene encoding beta-galactosidase GalB: protein MKTLRTILLASCLLSPATLLAAPRDSVSISRDWRFTKGDPAGLSEDLRYDVRPPIEDAGDGKVADARPDAAVQVDDSGARVLKPWILPSANPFIADPARHHTRPAGNPGGTVAYVQPGFDDSGWTHVDLPHDWAIAGPFIKDGPYGGMGRLPSWGIGWYRKALTIPASDKGKSIFLDVEGAMSYATVWLNGKLVGGWPYGYNSFRLDLTPYAVPGGQNQLVIRLDNPQASARWYPGGGLYRDIYLTTTNKVHVGQWGSIVRTPQVSKAQASVDLSLTLDNDGDTPAQVEVATAFYAIDASGKRIGRPVASIARQSTSIAAHGKAELKGSTILSNPRLWGPPPTQAPNRYVAVSTVTQGGKLIDSYETRFGVRDIKFDPDKGVIVNGEQIPLRGVNNHHDLGALGAAFNARAAERQLEILRDMGTNAVRMSHNPPAPELLELTDRMGFLVMDEVFDSWEKKKTPHDFHLIFPDWHEADARAMLRRDRNHPSIIIWSIGNEVGEQYDGEAGAKIGRELVAIAHQEDPTRPATSAMNYAKADMLLPTTVDVISLNYQGAGIRGIVGQYPAFRAKFPDKVILSTESASALSSRGEYMFPVAGAISGPVRPWSGGNPDTHQVSAYEMHAADFGSSPDRVWAADDQNPYVAGEFVWTGFDYLGEPTPYYTSRSSYSGILDLAGFPKDRFWLYQARWRPDLKFAHILPHWTWPDRVGQITPVHVFSSADEAELFVNGKSQGKVKKRDYEYRFRWDYVVYEPGEVKVVTWKKGQPWATETIRTVGEAAKLSLTADRSAIVDDGRDLSFVTLKILDKDGNVVPAAKQDIRFSIEGPGEIIATDNGDPTDLTAFPSHDRKAFNGLALVIVKAKPGEKGRVTVRASAPGLTAAQAVISTNATVR from the coding sequence ATGAAGACCCTGCGCACCATCCTGCTCGCCTCCTGCCTGCTCAGCCCCGCGACCTTGCTGGCCGCGCCGCGCGACAGCGTCTCGATCAGCCGCGACTGGCGCTTCACCAAGGGCGATCCCGCCGGCCTGAGCGAGGATTTGCGCTATGATGTCCGTCCGCCGATCGAGGATGCCGGCGACGGCAAGGTGGCTGACGCCCGCCCCGACGCGGCGGTGCAGGTGGACGATAGCGGCGCCCGCGTGCTCAAGCCCTGGATATTGCCCAGCGCCAATCCCTTCATCGCCGATCCCGCCAGGCATCACACCCGCCCCGCCGGCAATCCTGGCGGCACCGTCGCCTATGTCCAGCCCGGCTTCGACGACAGCGGCTGGACCCATGTCGACCTGCCGCACGACTGGGCCATCGCCGGCCCCTTCATCAAGGATGGCCCCTATGGCGGCATGGGCCGCCTGCCCAGCTGGGGCATCGGCTGGTATCGCAAGGCGCTGACCATCCCCGCCAGCGACAAGGGCAAGTCGATCTTCCTCGATGTCGAGGGGGCGATGTCCTACGCCACCGTCTGGCTGAATGGAAAGCTCGTCGGCGGTTGGCCCTATGGCTATAACAGCTTCCGCCTCGACCTCACCCCCTATGCGGTGCCGGGCGGGCAGAACCAGCTGGTGATCCGCCTCGACAATCCCCAGGCTTCGGCGCGCTGGTATCCGGGCGGCGGCCTCTATCGCGACATCTATCTCACCACCACCAACAAGGTCCATGTCGGCCAGTGGGGCAGCATCGTCCGCACGCCGCAGGTCAGCAAGGCGCAGGCCAGCGTGGACCTGAGCCTCACCCTCGACAATGACGGCGACACCCCGGCGCAGGTCGAGGTCGCGACCGCTTTCTATGCGATCGACGCCAGCGGCAAGCGCATCGGCCGCCCCGTCGCCAGCATCGCCCGCCAGTCGACCAGCATCGCCGCCCATGGCAAGGCGGAGCTGAAGGGCAGCACGATCCTCAGCAACCCGCGCCTCTGGGGTCCGCCGCCCACGCAGGCGCCCAACCGCTATGTCGCCGTCTCCACCGTGACCCAGGGCGGCAAGCTGATCGACAGCTACGAGACCCGCTTCGGCGTACGCGACATCAAGTTCGATCCCGACAAGGGCGTGATCGTCAATGGCGAGCAGATCCCGCTGCGCGGCGTCAACAATCATCATGACCTTGGCGCACTCGGTGCCGCCTTCAACGCCCGCGCAGCCGAGCGCCAGCTCGAAATATTGCGCGACATGGGCACCAACGCCGTGCGCATGAGCCATAATCCGCCCGCGCCCGAACTGCTCGAACTTACCGACCGCATGGGCTTCCTGGTGATGGACGAGGTGTTCGACAGCTGGGAGAAGAAGAAGACCCCGCATGACTTCCACCTGATCTTCCCCGACTGGCATGAGGCCGACGCGCGCGCCATGCTGCGCCGCGACCGCAACCATCCCTCGATCATCATCTGGAGCATCGGCAACGAGGTCGGCGAACAATATGATGGCGAGGCGGGCGCAAAGATCGGCCGCGAACTGGTCGCCATCGCGCATCAGGAAGACCCGACCCGTCCCGCCACCAGCGCGATGAACTATGCCAAGGCGGACATGCTGCTGCCGACCACCGTGGACGTCATCAGCCTCAATTATCAGGGCGCCGGCATTCGCGGCATCGTCGGCCAATATCCCGCCTTCCGCGCGAAATTCCCGGACAAGGTCATATTGTCCACCGAAAGCGCCTCGGCCCTTTCCAGCCGCGGCGAATATATGTTCCCGGTCGCCGGCGCGATCAGCGGTCCGGTCCGCCCCTGGTCGGGCGGCAATCCCGACACGCATCAGGTCTCCGCCTATGAGATGCACGCCGCCGATTTCGGCTCCTCGCCCGACCGGGTCTGGGCTGCCGATGACCAGAACCCCTATGTCGCGGGCGAGTTCGTCTGGACCGGCTTCGATTATCTCGGCGAACCGACCCCCTATTACACGTCGCGCAGCAGCTATTCCGGCATCCTCGATCTCGCCGGTTTCCCCAAGGACCGCTTCTGGCTCTACCAGGCGCGCTGGCGGCCGGACCTCAAATTCGCGCATATCCTGCCGCACTGGACCTGGCCCGACCGCGTCGGCCAGATCACCCCGGTCCATGTCTTCTCCTCGGCCGACGAGGCGGAACTGTTCGTCAACGGCAAGTCGCAGGGCAAGGTCAAGAAGCGCGATTATGAATATCGCTTCCGCTGGGACTATGTCGTCTATGAACCGGGCGAGGTGAAGGTCGTCACCTGGAAGAAGGGCCAGCCCTGGGCGACCGAGACGATCCGCACCGTGGGCGAGGCGGCAAAGCTGTCGCTGACCGCCGATCGCAGCGCCATCGTCGATGACGGCCGTGATTTGAGCTTCGTGACGCTCAAGATACTCGACAAGGACGGCAATGTCGTTCCCGCCGCCAAGCAGGACATCCGCTTCTCGATCGAGGGACCGGGCGAGATCATTGCCACCGACAATGGCGACCCGACCGATCTGACCGCCTTTCCGTCGCATGATCGCAAGGCTTTCAATGGCCTGGCGCTGGTGATCGTGAAGGCCAAGCCGGGCGAGAAGGGGCGGGTAACCGTCCGCGCCAGCGCACCGGGCCTGACCGCGGCGCAGGCCGTCATCAGCACAAATGCCACAGTCCGCTGA
- a CDS encoding mannitol dehydrogenase family protein, with protein sequence MTRLSSATLAGLPADIVRPGYDRAAVRPGVVHLGIGAFNRAHQAVIFDDALTAGDLRWGVIAASLRSPGVRDQMMPQDCLYTMLVRDGSAEQARIIGVVSEVLVAPEDPAALVVALAAPDTHIVTLTVTEKGYKLDPATGALIEGDPQLAADLASLAAPQTAPGFLVAALAARRASGLPPFTAISCDNLPHNGTRLRNAVLALAARHDPALADWIAAEGAFPETMVDRIVPATTDADIAALAGRLGVEDQAMVKTEPFLQWVIEDKFCGPRPDFGAGVQVTAAVAPWEEAKLRLLNGAHSGIAYLGGLAGIDHVHEVLALPEARHFVESLWDEAQTTLSPPPELDVAAYRRELMARFDNPTLQHRTRQIAMDGSQKLPQRLLATIAARLSAGQGIDALSLAVAAWVRWQAGVDDRGEAHVVDDPLAAAIAARLAGAPSTEARVDAILAFDAVVPADIAGNAAFRAALIRWLAILEADGARAALAQL encoded by the coding sequence GTGACCCGTCTATCGTCCGCCACGCTCGCCGGCCTGCCCGCCGATATCGTCCGTCCCGGCTATGATCGCGCGGCGGTCCGCCCCGGCGTCGTCCATCTCGGCATCGGCGCCTTCAACCGCGCGCATCAGGCGGTCATCTTCGATGATGCGCTGACCGCCGGCGACCTGCGCTGGGGCGTGATCGCCGCGTCGCTGCGGTCGCCCGGCGTGCGCGACCAGATGATGCCGCAGGATTGCCTCTACACCATGCTGGTGCGCGATGGTTCGGCCGAGCAGGCGCGCATCATCGGCGTGGTGAGCGAGGTGCTGGTCGCGCCGGAAGACCCGGCCGCGCTGGTCGTCGCGCTCGCCGCGCCCGATACCCATATCGTCACCCTGACCGTGACCGAGAAAGGCTATAAGCTCGACCCCGCGACCGGCGCCCTGATCGAGGGCGATCCCCAGCTCGCCGCCGACCTTGCCTCGCTCGCCGCGCCGCAGACCGCGCCCGGCTTCCTCGTTGCCGCGCTCGCCGCGCGCCGGGCGTCGGGCCTGCCGCCCTTCACCGCGATCAGCTGCGACAATCTGCCGCACAACGGCACCCGCCTGCGCAACGCCGTGCTGGCGCTCGCCGCCCGGCACGACCCGGCGCTGGCCGACTGGATCGCGGCGGAAGGGGCCTTCCCCGAAACCATGGTCGACCGCATCGTTCCCGCCACCACCGACGCCGATATCGCCGCGCTCGCCGGCCGGCTCGGCGTCGAGGATCAGGCCATGGTCAAGACCGAACCCTTCCTGCAATGGGTGATCGAGGATAAATTCTGCGGTCCGCGCCCGGATTTCGGCGCCGGGGTTCAGGTGACCGCCGCCGTCGCCCCCTGGGAGGAGGCGAAGCTGCGCCTGCTCAACGGCGCGCATAGCGGTATCGCCTATCTCGGCGGCCTCGCCGGCATCGATCATGTCCATGAAGTGCTGGCGTTGCCCGAAGCCCGGCATTTCGTCGAAAGTCTGTGGGACGAGGCGCAGACCACCCTGTCGCCGCCGCCCGAGCTGGACGTCGCCGCCTATCGCCGCGAGCTGATGGCGCGCTTCGACAATCCGACCCTGCAGCATCGCACCCGCCAGATCGCGATGGACGGATCGCAGAAGCTGCCGCAGCGCCTGCTCGCCACCATCGCCGCGCGGCTGTCGGCAGGGCAGGGGATCGATGCCCTGTCGCTCGCCGTCGCCGCCTGGGTCCGCTGGCAGGCCGGCGTCGATGACCGGGGCGAAGCCCATGTCGTCGACGATCCGCTCGCCGCCGCCATCGCCGCCCGGCTGGCCGGTGCCCCTTCCACCGAGGCTCGGGTCGACGCGATCCTCGCCTTCGACGCCGTGGTGCCCGCCGACATTGCCGGCAATGCCGCCTTCCGCGCCGCGCTGATCCGCTGGCTCGCCATCCTCGAAGCCGACGGCGCTCGCGCCGCGCTCGCCCAGCTCTGA
- a CDS encoding MFS transporter → MTTIPKPSGKVRWIVCGLLFAAVVLSYIDRLVLPTLKPDLQARYGWSESGYADLAIWFQAGYGIAYVAFGRLIDRIGARAGYALAVGLWTIGHVMHIFFTSTAGMLFARIPLAIGEAGTFPAAIAATNEWFPKKERAFAIGIFNAGSNVGAILTPLIVPVIAVTLGWRWAFILTGLLTVFWLAAWLTFYRRPREKKGLSAEELAWIEADPQEPARPVKWRTLFRYRQTWAYMTSRFLIDPVWWTFLFWLPDFFNKQYGVKMLDFGPPLIAVYLLADVGSIAGGWLSSRLMGRGMAINRARKTAMFCAGLCALPIAFAAQAPNMWIAVGLIGLACAGHQGFSANVYALPGDLFPRWMAGSVVGLGGLAGAIGGMLMAKFAGIILETVGSFQPIFIVASCAYLLALLVLHLIVPRYAPVTLSQEAA, encoded by the coding sequence ATGACTACGATCCCCAAACCGTCCGGAAAGGTCCGCTGGATTGTCTGCGGCCTGCTCTTTGCGGCGGTGGTGCTGAGCTATATCGACCGGCTCGTCCTGCCGACGCTCAAGCCCGATCTGCAGGCCCGCTATGGCTGGAGCGAGAGTGGCTATGCCGATCTCGCCATCTGGTTCCAGGCCGGATACGGCATCGCCTATGTCGCCTTCGGCCGGCTGATCGACCGGATCGGCGCGCGGGCCGGCTATGCGCTGGCGGTCGGCCTGTGGACGATCGGCCATGTCATGCACATCTTCTTCACCTCGACCGCCGGCATGCTGTTCGCCCGCATTCCGCTGGCGATCGGTGAGGCGGGCACCTTCCCGGCGGCGATCGCCGCCACCAATGAATGGTTCCCCAAGAAGGAACGCGCCTTCGCCATCGGCATCTTCAATGCCGGCTCCAATGTCGGCGCGATCCTGACGCCGCTGATTGTCCCGGTCATCGCGGTCACGCTGGGCTGGCGATGGGCCTTCATCCTCACCGGCCTGCTGACGGTCTTCTGGCTCGCCGCCTGGCTGACCTTCTACCGCCGCCCGCGCGAAAAGAAGGGGCTGAGCGCCGAGGAACTGGCCTGGATCGAGGCGGACCCGCAGGAGCCGGCCCGCCCGGTCAAGTGGCGCACCCTGTTCCGTTATCGCCAGACCTGGGCCTATATGACCTCGCGTTTCCTGATAGATCCGGTCTGGTGGACCTTCCTCTTCTGGCTGCCGGACTTCTTCAACAAGCAATATGGCGTGAAGATGCTGGACTTCGGCCCGCCGCTGATCGCCGTCTATCTGCTGGCCGATGTCGGTTCGATCGCGGGTGGCTGGCTGTCGTCGCGGCTGATGGGCCGGGGCATGGCCATCAACCGCGCCCGCAAGACGGCGATGTTTTGCGCGGGACTTTGCGCCCTGCCGATCGCCTTTGCCGCGCAGGCGCCCAATATGTGGATCGCGGTCGGCCTGATCGGCCTCGCCTGCGCCGGGCATCAGGGTTTTTCGGCCAATGTCTATGCGCTGCCGGGCGATCTCTTCCCGCGCTGGATGGCGGGGTCGGTGGTCGGGCTTGGCGGGCTGGCCGGCGCGATCGGCGGCATGCTGATGGCCAAGTTCGCCGGCATCATCCTGGAAACCGTCGGCAGCTTCCAGCCGATCTTCATCGTCGCATCCTGCGCCTATCTGCTGGCGCTGCTGGTGCTGCACCTTATCGTCCCGCGCTATGCGCCCGTGACTCTCTCGCAAGAGGCTGCCTGA
- the manD gene encoding D-mannonate dehydratase ManD, with amino-acid sequence MPKITGAKVIVTCPGRNFVTLKIETEEGVYGLGDATLNGRELSVASYLQDHVIPCLIGRDAHQIEDIWQYLYKGAYWRRGPVTMSAIAAVDTALWDIKGKIAGLPVYQLLGGASRESVMVYGHANGTTIEDTVKVALEYQAQGYKAIRIQCGVPGMASTYGVSKDKYFYEPADADLPTENVWNTSKYLRVVPELFKAAREALGWDVHLLHDIHHRLTPIEAGRLGKDLEQYRPFWLEDATPAENQDAFKLIRQHTTTPLAVGEIFNSIHDCRELIQNQLIDYIRATVVHAGGISHLRKIANLADLYQVRTGCHGATDLSPVCMAAALHFDLSVPNFGVQEYMRHTPETDAVFPHAYTFENGAMHPGDKPGLGVDIDEELAAKYEYNRAFLPVNRLEDGTMFNW; translated from the coding sequence ATGCCCAAGATTACCGGCGCCAAGGTCATCGTTACCTGTCCTGGTCGCAATTTCGTCACCCTCAAAATCGAGACCGAAGAGGGCGTCTATGGTCTGGGCGATGCGACCCTCAACGGCCGCGAACTGTCCGTCGCCTCCTATCTGCAGGACCATGTCATTCCCTGCCTGATCGGCCGGGACGCGCACCAGATCGAGGATATCTGGCAATATCTCTACAAGGGCGCCTATTGGCGCCGCGGCCCGGTGACCATGTCGGCCATCGCCGCCGTCGATACCGCGCTCTGGGATATCAAGGGCAAGATTGCCGGCCTGCCGGTCTATCAGTTGCTCGGTGGCGCCAGCCGGGAAAGCGTCATGGTCTATGGCCATGCCAATGGCACGACGATCGAGGATACGGTCAAGGTCGCGCTGGAATATCAGGCGCAGGGCTACAAGGCGATCCGCATCCAGTGCGGCGTCCCCGGCATGGCGTCGACCTATGGCGTGTCGAAGGACAAATATTTCTACGAACCCGCCGACGCCGACCTGCCGACCGAAAATGTCTGGAACACCAGCAAATATCTGCGCGTCGTCCCGGAACTGTTCAAGGCCGCCCGCGAAGCGCTGGGTTGGGACGTGCATCTGCTGCACGACATCCATCATCGCCTGACCCCGATCGAGGCCGGGCGCCTGGGCAAGGATCTGGAACAATATCGCCCCTTCTGGCTGGAAGATGCGACCCCGGCGGAAAATCAGGACGCGTTCAAGCTGATCCGCCAGCACACCACCACGCCGCTGGCGGTGGGCGAGATCTTCAACTCGATCCATGACTGCCGCGAACTGATCCAGAATCAGTTGATCGACTATATCCGCGCCACCGTGGTCCATGCCGGCGGCATCAGCCATCTGCGCAAGATCGCGAACCTCGCCGATCTCTATCAGGTCCGCACCGGCTGCCATGGCGCGACCGACCTGTCGCCGGTCTGCATGGCTGCCGCGCTCCACTTCGACCTGTCGGTGCCCAATTTCGGGGTGCAGGAATATATGCGCCACACGCCCGAGACCGATGCCGTCTTCCCCCATGCCTATACGTTCGAGAACGGCGCGATGCATCCGGGCGACAAGCCGGGCCTGGGCGTCGACATCGACGAGGAACTGGCCGCCAAATATGAATATAATCGGGCCTTCCTGCCGGTGAACCGGCTCGAAGACGGCACCATGTTCAACTGGTGA